The region GATTTCATACACTCCACATTGGGATACAACCCGAGTTTCATTTGGAGGAGGATAGTTTTATTTTGGTCTAGTCACTCGTGATTCGGATGGTCTTCTCATCCAATCCATAACTCTATTCTACCCACATCTGGTCTCTCCGATCCTTGTAGAGGCAATGCCAGTTAAAAAAGCTTTAAGCCTTAAGTAAGGGTATTAAATAATTGTTACATGAATTAGGATAACTAAGTAATTTCTGCAGAAAGACAATCAAATTTTTTATATTTGGTCTATTACAATATTGTTTTTATCATTatctatactatatatatataatatagtaGCCGGAAAGGGATATATTTTGGTTTAACGGTTATCTCCTTATTTTGgttatcaaaaataaaaataaacagtGTTTTATACgtgttaaactactaaattgctAAATTACTAGACACGGTCTCCCTATTCCACTAAACTACCACCAAAACTTATTCTACTAAACTACGCTAACAACTCTTTCctaattcttttattattttcattataaatctataaataatatatatttatataaatataataaaatttaaaatttatttaaatattaatggaacccgtgcatcgcacgggatttaagctagtatattgtaaaatataattttaatatattgttGTTGGAATTCGAAACTTATACCCCTAGTATAATAATTTTACAATGCACCACGATTATTTTAATCATTACATATtctaaattataatttttatataataatttttaagattATATCTAAAGTTTTTCATCAGTTTGATCTGACGGCTTGAGTGACCAAGGAATAACAAcaaaacttttaatatttcgtttTTAAAATAATAGTTTAGAATGGTTTAACATAGAATACACAAACAGTggatatatattttattaaaggGTCGATCAAATTCGAAATCGAACTCGAGCACGAACTATTTTAATCGAGCTCGAGCCGAATCGAGCCGGACCTGACAGTAATCGACTCGGTTCGGCGCGGCTCGATTACACCCGTATTCGGATCATCCCCCTTAATCATAGGTCTTCTGTATTTCCGTTTTTGGATTGAACGCCAAGGGTAGTTTCTTCATATTTGTTTTCTGTATCTGCCTATATCTCAAACCTAGCTCTAGGAACAGTGTCACCGACAACGGCAACCTATAACTTTAATTTTATAGAGTGAACGTTTTATAGAGTGTTTCACCACGTCTCATAactatatttaaaaatataaatacgTGTCAAATTGTGGATTTAACACACTCAGCAAATTAAAATCTAGGTATAACATGTTTAAGAACAGAGACCTACTTACAATGAGGAATTATCATGGAATTGAATGgaataaaattttgagaaaaacGAAAATGGATTTGGCATAAAAAATAAATCGAATTAAAATATAGTATATCCGTTTAACATCTTTTTAAAAAAAGAATCTTAAGACATACCTTGTGCGAGATTGTTTATAAGCACAACAGTACCACCATCAGGTCCGTCCAGAGAAGGAGCTGTGCAAGTTGCAGAGATTAACTCTACTATATCGTTGTACTCTTTTTCCACCGCTATATACATTGGTGTTCTACCACCGTCGTTTTGTGTATGGACATCAGTAGGGTCGGCCTCTACTAATAGTTTAACCATATCTTTGTTTTCTTCCATGACTGCTGCGTGTAAAGCGGTGTCATTATCCTTATCACCTTGCCTAAGAAAATTTTGAAAGGAAGTTTCCGGCAAATGTCGTCTAGCTGCTTCAATTATCACTTTAGCCACTTCAGTATGTCCGCCATATATAGCCAAGTGCAGGGCAGTATGTTTATATTTATTAAGTCTGGTCAAAAGATTTTTGTTTGAAAACTCCCTCAAAATGAATCTCACCCGTTCTGTATTTCCATTTTTAGATTCAATATGAAGGGTTGTTTCGTCACGATTGTTGAGTAAATCAGCTTTCTTCACCAATTTAGCTACGGCATCAGCATCTCCCGCAATAGCAGCATCATACAGAGCATCTCTATCCATTATTTTGTAGAGTGTTCCACCTAGGCTCTTAACTGTGCAAAGAAATGTGTGAAATTGTGGATCTAAAAGGTCTAGCAAATTGAAATCTAGGTAAAATTAATTAAGGAGGTGGACAATGCAGTGTCCTAAGAACAGTTAACTACTTAATTACTGTGAGAATGAATGAATCAGAAAAAAATTGAGGCATACCTTGGTCCAGGTTGTTAATGGGCACAGCAATACTACCATCAGGTCCGTCCAAACATGGAGCTGTGCAAGTTGTAGAGATTATCTCTACTATTTCATTCAGGCCCTTTTGCACAGCTATGAACATTGGTGTTTTACCTTCATGGTTTTGAGCATGTGCATCAGTAGGGTCGGCCTCTACTAATAGCTTAACAACTGCTACGTTTTCTTCCATGACGGCAGCGTGTAAAGCGGTGTCATTATCTTTATCACCTTGCCTAAGAAAAGCTTGAAATGAAGTTTCTGGAAACTGTCGTCTAGCTGCTTCAATGATGACCCCGGCTACTTCAGTATGTCCGCCATATATAGCCAAATGCAGTGCAGAATGTTTATATTTACTAACCTTGGCCAAAAGATTTTTGTTTGCAAACGCCCTCAGAATGAATCGAACACGTTCTGTATTTCCAGACTCCGATTCAATGTGAAGGATAGTTTTGCCAAAAAGGTGGTGCGTATCAGCTTCCATCTCTAATTTAGCCCTGGCATCAGCATCTCCTGCTATAGCAGCATCATACAAAGCATCTACTTTACCCATCACTGTAGTATCTTATTTCAACAAGACTCTTTAGTAATTATAGATGTGTGTGTATAGATAAATGTCCGATGGAATCACTCGGCTTATAAGAAGTAAATCAACCTTAAGAAATATGAAGCCCCAGCTGGATACACTTGATTATCGGACGGGCCATTTATGAATCCACATGGTGTGTGGCCACCTACAATAAAATATTAATGTTTGACAAATTCAAATAATGTTATTATAATTTCTAACAACTGATTAGTGAATTGTTAATTGATTACTGGGTTGTTAAAGTAATTGATACTTCTGTTATCAATATGGACAATTGTTTTCGGGGCAATacttaaaaaaattcaaaattaacaAATTTTAGTTCTCTCTCTATAATTAAATTGATAGACAATTTCTACTGTTATATTCTGATCTGCAAGTGTGTATaacataattatttatttaatttcagTACTTTGATTTTACATTTCCGCATAGTTATACataatcaaataatatttattatttattgagaaaatatcaaaatatttatgttttcttaagtttttttttttttgcaaaaatatgatattttaaattttttttgcaAAAGTACTGTTTGCAACCAAAAACAACTTAACTGAAAAAGTACTAAAAAAAACTTTTGGTTACATTTGAGATAGGTGAGGGTTGCAAAATGGTATTTTTgcaaaagaaaattgtaaaatcGTATATTTGCAAGTCAAAATAAATTTTTTGCAACAAAAaaaacataatttttgaaaaaacatcttatttatttcacatttttaataatttaataaatttaataatttaaaatttctaaaggCCCAAAAATGggttaaaaaaaaattcaaacgGTATGGAATGAGCTGCATAGAGTAATCTTATTATTCGTGTGCATGAAGTAATCTAATTGGTGTCTAGCTAATTGGTGTTGTTAGTTCGAATGTAGTGTCAGTTTTCAATTAGTAAATTCATAATTAAGGTTGTTAGGGCAGGGTATTTTTAGATCTGATTTGAAAATGTCTAAAATATACTACTTTTCATCTATGGGTACGAACCGTCCAAAATATACACGAAATACACATTTAAGGGATGCGTATTTAACcttctaaaattttaaaaaaaaatacgGATGTTGAACATgaatattcacttttatttttaCAAAGAATACGCAAACATGAGtattaaaaaaaatgtaaatatGCATGTTAAACATGCGTATCCTTTGTTCAATTTTTAAAATATGAATGTGCATACCTTACATGCGTATTTAATTGGTAAAAAAGGTGGAATATCCAGCCAATTGGCATTTTTGCCAAATTTCTCCAAATGGGGAGTATTTTGGATTTTCACCCATCTAAATTTAAGAGCACAACTACACATCTACGCGTAACATAACATATATCTTATTTGACtataattctttttattaaattattagaTTTTGAGTAGAATTAAAATATCctcatataaataataaatatcgGAATTTCATATAcaaaaaagtaaaataaaatataaagaaTCATTAATATTACAATACATCATTCTTTTAAGATAAAGAATGATATAACTCAATTAAGGCCAGCTTATTCATCACAAATATGCAGATAAATTATCATCgtttaaataaaaattatgaCTAATTTGGGAACTATAATTTGTATTcacaatattttttattttaaataattttaaaaggcTACTATCATTTTTTCACCCAACAAAAAGCGATCTTATTTTTTTACTATGACGTAAGAGAAGGTTAATTAAGCTATTTACCACTTGATTTGACCTATTAAACATGCTATTAAGAAAAGACGATCATCTTAATTAtgtatttaattaaaaaaaacctattttataaacAATTCCCGATGATTTACAATCACATGCCAGATGTGGTTAATTAGTTAAGTACTGTAGAACACGTTAAAATAAAGTAATAAGAGTGAATTGCAGCTAAGACAAATACTTTAGTTAAGATAATATCATTTCTAAGTTCTAACAACCTGCTAGTTGACCCTTACGAATCAAACAAACTAGGTAGACTTACTTTTATCTATACATCACACATACTAGTACAAATTGAAACTGTGATTTTTAACATTTCTGGAAGATGTTCCTCGATGGTAAGTAACTAACTTATAAAAGAcgtaaatatatatatttttatactaATATTATAACAAAAAGAGACTAGCTAATACTTCTTGATCGATAGAAAGTCTGTCCACCTAAATTTTGACCGTTCCGAATTTCTGTTGATGATAGGCAATAATGGGTATAATCGTTTAATAACACATACATTAACTTTTATTCAGATGATGTTATATATTTGAATGACTTTTAACCTTACAACTTACCCCATTAATTATCACACCCTTTGACTTTTCATTTTACACCCTTTGACTTTTCATGCTACTTGTAACCTACAAACTCTAACCCTATATAAACCATTGTAAAATATGTGATTGATAGATGAAATGAAAATCTTCTCTATTCTCTTAGTAATTTTGTTCTTGTAATGCTCTCTATATAATATATTCTATATTAGTTTgtaacacgttatcagcacgaaaGCTAATAAGATCTGTGGATGCACCAGAAGGAGAAGTTGGTTTACGAGTTTACACGAGTTTCTTGTCAACACAGGTACTAGTACTAGCTGGGTGATCATTACTTCCTGTCTCTACAAAAGGTATGCCCATGTTTTAATTATTGAATGAATATATTACCGCAGGCATGATTGCATGTTAGTAAAACTAGATCCATAACATGCTAGTCTATTCTTTTAGTTCATATTTGTCATGTTCACGTATTACACTTTGCGGGTGGTTAAATATATAAGTGGATGCCTGTATAATATTCTGTACTAATCATTTATGCTAATTGCTTGACCTGATTTTCATGCCTGCTTAGTTGAACATTTGCGTAAGTAAAATTAAAATCACTTCACTTGTTTTTTATAAATTTCTGTGCGTAATTAAAATGCATGTGTATCTGTTACAACGCCATGTTAAAGCCAACAGTTTGGTTGTACAAATTTAGGGAGATTTGCACTTTGCACGAATAGTTAAAAACTAAAAGCTAGGCTATGCCTTGTCTCCTGCAGCTTTTATAATCTATTTCCGTGACTAAGAGTTGATGTAGCAGTAATTTATATTTGTTTTACTTGTGCATGCGTGTTAATAATTGTCATGTTAACTAAGATGGGTTGTTATCAATGAATAGCATATATTTTAGTCTCTGAGACTTAACTAAAATCATGTTCTATTAAACTTGTTGATTAAATGCATCATTATGTgtaatatattatatttgttTAAGTGAGTATATTTGATAAGTGATAATCTGTTTCTTTCACAAATTATTTGTTATCTTGTCATAAAAAATTATCGCATTGCATTATATTTATGTGTATAAATATTGATGTTGATTCGAGTTTTGTTTATTTTTAGTGAAAATGTCGAATCTTACGAAACTTGAGTTTAACGCACTTGATGTCACCGGCAAAAATTATTTGACATGGATTCTTGATGCTGAAATCCATCTTAGTGCAATGGGTCTCGGTGACACCATAAAAGAGGGAAATAAGACCTCTGAACAAGACAAGGCAAAGGCCATGATATTTCTTCGCCATCACCTTGATGAAGGCTTGAAAACTGAATATCTGACTATTAAAGATCCATCAACTCTTTGGAAAGATCTCAAAGAAAGATATGATCACCAGAAAACGGTAATACTTCCTAAAGCTCGCTATGATTATAAAAGTGTGAGCGAGTATAACTCTGCCATGTTCAAAATTACATCTCAATTGAAATTATGTGGCGAGAATATCACCGATAAAGATATGTTGGAGAAAACATATTCCATTTTCCATGCCAATAATATGCTCTTGCAACAACAATATCGTGAACGTGGATTCACGAAATATTATGAGCTTATTTCTGTGTTGCTTCTTGCTGAATAAAATAATGAACTTTTGCTGAAAAATCATCAAGCACGTCCCACTGGCTCAACACCATTCCCTGAAGTGAATGCGGTGACTAATAATGAATATAGAGATAATAAATCATTTGGACGTGGACGTGGGCATGGATATGGACGTGGACGTGGGCGTGCCCGTGGTCATGGATTTTGGCGTGGTCGAGGCCGAAATCAACAAAATCGCCCCCACTTTAAAAGGAAGCCTTACTATCAAaaacagaaaacaaatgaggaGAAACCCGAGGGAAGTACGATGGTTAAAAAGGGTGAAAGTACTTGTAGCCGTTGTGGAATGAAAGGTCATTGGAGAAGTACATGTCGTACCTCCAAGCACTTTGCTGACCTATATCAAGCATCTTTGAAAAATGTTGAAACTAATTTCACCGAACAGAATGATCCTTTGGGGATTGCTCATCTTGAAGCACATCTTGGAAGTGATGGCCAAGTTGATCCTTCGGCCTTTACTCACATGGAAGTTGGTGATTTCTTTGAAGATGTCGATGTGAATATGCCTAAATTTGGTGGTGATGAGCCTAAGAATAATTAAGAAAGGCCTTACTTGCTTGTTGAACGTTTTCCTTATTTATTTTGGATTGTTAGTACTTAATTTTTGAACTATGATAATCATCCTTATCAGTTGCTTATGTAATTTTCTTTAATGAAGTACTTGAGATGTTTTACCTCTacttctaattttattttatttttcgtGAAGAAATATGGCCAGCAACCTCTCATCATGTGCTATAAAAGATGAGGAATCTTTTTGTTTGGCAGATAGTGCAACCACACATACaattttaaaagatcaaaaatatttTTCGCATCTAACATTAGCCAAAGCTAATGTAAATACAATATCGGGTGCATCAAATATAATTGAAGGCTCCGGAAGAGCAAGTATAGTGCTACCTAATGGTACAAGTTTGTTGATTGAAAATGCACTATTCTCCACCCGATCAAAAAGAAATCTTTTGAGTTTTAAAGATATACGCCACAATGGCTATCATATTGAGACAACAAATGAACTTGAAAGTGAATATTTGTGTATCACGACTACTATCTCAGGGAGGAAACATGTGATAGAAAAACTCCCATCATATAATTCTGGATTATATTATACTTTCATAAATCCAGTTGAGTCACACATGACTATTAATACAAGATCTGTTGACCCGACAAATTTTATTATATGGCATGATCGTTTAGGCCATCCGGGTTCAACAATGATGCGaagaattattgaaaattcaAA is a window of Apium graveolens cultivar Ventura chromosome 11, ASM990537v1, whole genome shotgun sequence DNA encoding:
- the LOC141696540 gene encoding uncharacterized protein LOC141696540 is translated as MGKVDALYDAAIAGDADARAKLEMEADTHHLFGKTILHIESESGNTERVRFILRAFANKNLLAKVSKYKHSALHLAIYGGHTEVAGVIIEAARRQFPETSFQAFLRQGDKDNDTALHAAVMEENVAVVKLLVEADPTDAHAQNHEGKTPMFIAVQKGLNEIVEIISTTCTAPCLDGPDGSIAVPINNLDQVKSLGGTLYKIMDRDALYDAAIAGDADAVAKLVKKADLLNNRDETTLHIESKNGNTERVRFILREFSNKNLLTRLNKYKHTALHLAIYGGHTEVAKVIIEAARRHLPETSFQNFLRQGDKDNDTALHAAVMEENKDMVKLLVEADPTDVHTQNDGGRTPMYIAVEKEYNDIVELISATCTAPSLDGPDGGTVVLINNLAQGMS
- the LOC141696541 gene encoding uncharacterized protein LOC141696541, giving the protein MSNLTKLEFNALDVTGKNYLTWILDAEIHLSAMGLGDTIKEGNKTSEQDKAKAMIFLRHHLDEGLKTEYLTIKDPSTLWKDLKERYDHQKTVILPKARYDYKSVSEYNSAMFKITSQLKLCGENITDKDMLEKTYSIFHANNMLLQQQYREPRPTGSTPFPEVNAVTNNEYRDNKSFGRGRGHGYGRGRGRARGHGFWRGRGRNQQNRPHFKRKPYYQKQKTNEEKPEGSTMVKKGESTCSRCGMKGHWRSTCRTSKHFADLYQASLKNVETNFTEQNDPLGIAHLEAHLGSDGQVDPSAFTHMEVGDFFEDVDVNMPKFGGDEPKNN